From a region of the Paenibacillus sp. FSL R10-2734 genome:
- a CDS encoding DUF2500 domain-containing protein: MGPDLSWMFDFSGTVMPTFLIVMVGILAVSAGRGLLQWSRNNSSPMLTIPARIVSKRSEIRQQQVQEDNGSTRTSTTYYLTYELNGGSRIEFKVDGHEYGMSAEGDKGMLTYQGTRYHGFQRQPQYSTAE; the protein is encoded by the coding sequence ATGGGCCCGGATCTTTCATGGATGTTTGATTTCTCTGGAACAGTGATGCCGACATTTCTCATTGTAATGGTTGGTATTCTAGCAGTATCAGCAGGCAGGGGTTTGCTTCAATGGAGCCGGAACAACAGCTCACCCATGCTAACTATCCCTGCCCGTATCGTGAGTAAACGGAGTGAAATAAGGCAGCAACAGGTTCAAGAAGATAATGGTTCAACTCGTACGAGTACAACATACTACTTAACGTACGAACTGAATGGTGGCAGTCGAATAGAATTTAAAGTGGATGGCCATGAATATGGAATGAGTGCGGAAGGCGATAAAGGAATGCTTACCTATCAAGGAACTAGATATCACGGATTTCAGCGACAGCCACAATACTCCACAGCGGAGTAG
- a CDS encoding cell wall hydrolase: MAVIKTNSEDVKVLARLMRAEAEEDGDLGMLMVGNVGVNRILGNCLDFLNIRTVNDMVYQSPGGFEAPQKSYFYQRAREADIRLAKRAIAGERTWPATNALWFFRPVGDCPPTWYNQQNTGRYKAHCFFTPTGEDCPAVFIGN, from the coding sequence GTGGCCGTCATCAAAACGAATTCGGAAGATGTAAAGGTGCTGGCTCGGTTGATGAGAGCGGAAGCGGAAGAAGATGGAGATCTAGGCATGCTTATGGTCGGGAATGTTGGCGTCAATCGGATTCTTGGTAATTGCCTCGATTTTTTGAACATTCGTACTGTGAATGACATGGTCTATCAAAGTCCAGGAGGATTCGAAGCCCCGCAAAAAAGCTACTTCTATCAACGAGCAAGAGAAGCAGACATCCGTCTTGCCAAACGTGCAATTGCAGGTGAAAGAACCTGGCCAGCTACCAATGCTTTATGGTTCTTCCGTCCTGTAGGGGATTGCCCTCCAACCTGGTATAACCAACAAAACACAGGCCGCTATAAAGCTCATTGTTTCTTTACTCCGACTGGAGAAGATTGCCCGGCTGTATTTATTGGTAATTAG
- the gerQ gene encoding spore coat protein GerQ encodes MIVQPYRPVTYTIGSVSSSGMPMPMSTGMQGGMQGMQGMGSMPPQVSSGSPMTPAGVVVQNPPQQFEQSYIENIFRLNLGKVGTFYFTYENNKEWNAKIYKGVLEAAGRDHIIISDPVTGQRTVLLMIYFDYATFDEPLTYQYPGVIGNPPTARNCR; translated from the coding sequence ATGATCGTTCAACCGTACCGTCCCGTTACTTACACTATTGGTAGTGTCTCTTCTTCAGGAATGCCAATGCCGATGTCTACAGGAATGCAAGGAGGCATGCAGGGTATGCAAGGCATGGGCAGCATGCCACCTCAAGTAAGCAGTGGAAGTCCGATGACACCAGCAGGGGTTGTAGTCCAAAACCCACCACAGCAATTCGAGCAATCTTATATCGAGAATATTTTCCGACTTAATTTGGGCAAGGTGGGTACATTTTATTTTACTTACGAAAATAACAAAGAATGGAATGCCAAAATCTACAAGGGTGTACTGGAAGCTGCGGGCCGTGACCACATTATTATCAGTGATCCTGTAACTGGTCAACGTACCGTATTACTTATGATCTATTTTGATTATGCTACATTTGATGAGCCACTTACTTATCAATACCCTGGTGTGATCGGTAATCCCCCTACAGCGAGAAACTGTCGTTAA
- a CDS encoding helix-turn-helix domain-containing protein, whose protein sequence is MDYQKSIEKYSVSYQQVYLWVRKYKSNGEEALRDNRGRNKPVEELDEHERLKLRIKELEARNEYLEMENAFVKKSWQRFSEELHANFSSTCRLVSSYPRTS, encoded by the coding sequence TTGGATTATCAGAAATCCATCGAGAAATATAGTGTTTCTTATCAACAGGTGTATTTATGGGTTCGTAAATATAAATCTAACGGCGAGGAAGCCCTTAGGGACAATCGTGGCCGTAACAAGCCTGTGGAAGAACTGGACGAACATGAACGACTTAAACTTCGGATCAAAGAACTAGAAGCACGTAATGAGTACTTGGAAATGGAGAATGCCTTCGTAAAAAAAAGTTGGCAGAGATTCAGCGAAGAATTACACGCTAACTTTAGTTCGACATGCAGGCTTGTATCAAGCTATCCAAGAACTTCATAA
- a CDS encoding IDEAL domain-containing protein, whose product MLFAIYTLAIDKYIEVVWETAVRKHRISKLRTLIDQALDERDEETFYRYSSELNVLRKGE is encoded by the coding sequence TTGCTCTTTGCGATTTATACATTAGCAATTGATAAATATATCGAAGTTGTGTGGGAAACGGCAGTGCGGAAGCATCGGATTTCAAAGCTTAGGACACTGATCGACCAGGCGCTGGATGAGCGAGATGAAGAGACTTTTTACCGGTATTCGTCAGAGTTAAATGTATTAAGGAAGGGGGAGTGA